One window of the Agrobacterium larrymoorei genome contains the following:
- a CDS encoding ABC transporter permease, which translates to MKNRRFDILLLLPLAIFALAFLLLPMVRLTVAAASTERGPMAFFAILTDERYRTSLIATLILALFTTAVTLILATIAAQTLANRRFAGRGVLLSLLTFPLAFPGVVVGFMVILLGGRLGLVGNLARALTGSNLVFAYSLTGLFLGYVYFSVPRVLLTILAAAEKLDPSLVEAARSLGAGPITIQRDIVLPALFPAMYAGGALCFATAMGAFGTAFTLATNVDVVPMLIYTEFTLATNAGMAAALSIALGLITWAVLALARNRAMRDATGA; encoded by the coding sequence GTGAAGAACAGGCGCTTCGACATCCTGCTTCTCTTGCCGCTGGCGATCTTCGCGCTCGCCTTCCTCCTTTTGCCGATGGTCCGTCTGACGGTTGCGGCAGCAAGCACGGAACGCGGGCCAATGGCCTTTTTCGCCATCCTTACCGATGAGCGCTATCGCACCAGCCTGATCGCCACGCTGATCCTGGCTCTCTTCACCACGGCGGTCACGCTTATCCTTGCCACCATTGCGGCGCAGACGCTGGCCAACCGGCGCTTTGCCGGACGCGGTGTCCTTTTGTCGCTGCTGACCTTTCCGCTTGCCTTTCCGGGCGTCGTCGTCGGCTTCATGGTCATCTTGCTTGGCGGTCGTCTGGGGCTTGTCGGTAATCTTGCCAGGGCATTGACCGGCAGCAATCTCGTCTTCGCCTATTCGCTGACCGGGCTCTTTCTCGGCTATGTCTATTTCTCCGTACCGCGTGTGCTGCTGACAATTCTGGCAGCGGCTGAAAAGCTCGATCCGTCGCTCGTGGAAGCGGCGCGGTCACTCGGCGCGGGGCCGATCACCATTCAGCGCGACATCGTGCTGCCGGCTTTGTTTCCGGCCATGTATGCCGGTGGTGCGCTGTGTTTTGCCACTGCCATGGGCGCCTTCGGCACGGCCTTTACGCTTGCCACGAATGTCGATGTCGTGCCGATGCTGATCTACACCGAGTTCACGCTGGCAACCAATGCCGGCATGGCAGCCGCACTCTCCATAGCGCTTGGTCTGATCACCTGGGCAGTGCTTGCCCTTGCCCGCAACCGCGCCATGCGCGATGCCACGGGAGCGTGA
- a CDS encoding ABC transporter permease, translating into MRRISWTSAAGIAVTALLTLFLTMPVILSIFAGLSVNYARGLSAGLTLDWVGQVFELYADTIWRSLIVAVATLLMTLLIGVPGAYALVRSGGRFARIVEEIVTLPVAIPGLALALGLILAYGGFGTFRQSTLFIVVGHVLFTLPFMLRAVIAVLDTIDWKVLDEGAASLGAPAWRRFFDVILPNISQGILAGSLTVVTLSVGEFNITWMTHTPMTKTLPVGLADAYASMRLEVASAYTLVFLIMIVPLLIGLQLVASLTEKRTAP; encoded by the coding sequence ATGCGCAGGATTTCCTGGACATCGGCTGCTGGCATTGCCGTCACCGCCCTTCTGACGCTCTTCCTGACAATGCCGGTCATCCTTTCGATTTTCGCAGGGCTGAGCGTCAACTATGCGCGCGGCCTCTCCGCCGGGCTGACACTGGACTGGGTAGGCCAGGTCTTCGAGCTTTATGCCGATACGATCTGGCGAAGCCTGATTGTCGCGGTCGCGACACTTCTCATGACATTGCTGATCGGCGTTCCCGGCGCCTATGCACTGGTGCGTAGTGGCGGTCGATTTGCCCGCATCGTCGAGGAGATCGTGACGCTGCCGGTCGCGATACCCGGACTTGCGCTAGCGCTTGGATTGATCCTCGCCTATGGCGGCTTCGGCACTTTTCGCCAGTCGACGCTCTTCATCGTCGTCGGCCATGTGCTCTTCACGCTACCTTTCATGCTGCGCGCCGTCATCGCCGTTCTCGATACGATCGACTGGAAGGTGCTGGACGAGGGCGCGGCAAGCCTCGGCGCGCCCGCTTGGCGGCGCTTCTTCGACGTCATCCTGCCCAATATCAGCCAGGGCATCCTTGCCGGTTCGCTGACCGTCGTCACGCTCTCCGTCGGCGAGTTCAACATCACCTGGATGACCCATACGCCGATGACCAAGACGCTGCCGGTCGGTCTTGCCGATGCCTATGCCTCGATGCGCCTTGAAGTCGCTTCGGCCTATACGCTCGTCTTCCTCATCATGATCGTCCCTCTTTTGATTGGCCTCCAACTGGTGGCCAGCCTCACCGAAAAGCGAACTGCACCATGA
- a CDS encoding ABC transporter ATP-binding protein, with amino-acid sequence MNAHSLVPAAPSSRGVSISTHALSKTFNGVAALHTTDLHVMAGEILVLLGPSGCGKTTLLRLIAGLEEPDGADMIRFDGEDVTQVAIEKRNVGMVFQSYALFPNMSVAENVAYGLKIRKIAKAEREAETRRLLALVGLEELGDRRVTTISGGQRQRCALARALAIRPRVLLLDEPLAALDAVLRERLRVEIGLLLREFGITAIYVTHDQAEAMAIGDRVAVMNRGRIAQIDAPRVIYHRPANAFVADFVGTMNRLHGDVRDGVLRLEGEGTRAGLTLGGPDRSAVVCFRPEAVRLSDTGAVVTRVVASTFFGATQRLIVEVAPGQTLQIDLPSALTFQPGQTVAFDIEGDALIEFNQED; translated from the coding sequence ATGAACGCTCACTCCCTCGTCCCGGCGGCGCCATCCAGCCGCGGCGTTTCCATCTCCACTCACGCGCTCTCCAAGACTTTCAATGGTGTGGCGGCGCTCCATACCACCGACCTGCATGTCATGGCTGGCGAAATCCTCGTGCTGCTCGGTCCATCGGGCTGCGGCAAGACCACGCTTCTGCGCCTCATTGCCGGACTGGAGGAACCGGATGGCGCGGATATGATCCGCTTCGACGGGGAAGATGTGACACAGGTGGCGATCGAAAAGCGCAATGTCGGCATGGTCTTCCAGTCCTATGCGCTGTTTCCCAATATGAGCGTTGCGGAAAACGTCGCCTATGGCTTGAAGATCCGCAAAATCGCCAAGGCCGAACGCGAGGCGGAAACCCGGCGGCTGCTTGCCCTTGTCGGGCTTGAGGAACTGGGAGACCGTCGCGTCACCACCATTTCCGGCGGCCAGCGCCAGCGTTGCGCTCTTGCCCGTGCGCTGGCGATCCGCCCGCGCGTGCTGTTGCTGGATGAACCGCTGGCCGCGCTCGATGCCGTTCTGCGCGAACGTCTGCGGGTGGAAATCGGCCTGCTGCTCAGGGAGTTTGGCATCACGGCCATCTATGTCACACATGATCAGGCCGAGGCCATGGCGATCGGTGACCGGGTCGCGGTGATGAACCGCGGCCGCATCGCGCAGATCGATGCGCCTCGCGTCATCTACCATCGCCCGGCCAATGCCTTCGTGGCCGATTTTGTCGGCACGATGAACCGCCTTCATGGCGACGTTCGTGATGGTGTTTTGAGACTTGAAGGGGAGGGAACACGGGCGGGACTAACTCTCGGCGGCCCGGATCGATCAGCGGTGGTCTGCTTTCGCCCCGAAGCGGTGCGACTTTCGGACACCGGCGCGGTTGTTACGCGTGTCGTCGCCTCGACCTTTTTCGGCGCTACGCAGCGCCTCATCGTCGAGGTGGCACCGGGCCAGACTTTGCAGATCGACCTGCCGTCGGCGCTGACTTTCCAGCCCGGCCAAACCGTCGCCTTCGACATCGAAGGTGACGCCCTTATCGAGTTCAACCAAGAAGACTGA
- a CDS encoding phosphodiesterase produces MMLIAQITDLHIRPHGMLAYGVSETNLYAEHAIHALLRLDPRPECVIVTGDLTDCGLVEEYEIIRTLFDRLPMPVYCVPGNHDRREEFRSTFADLDYLPVSGLLDFVTSCGPIRIIGLDTLVPGESHGALRPETLSFLSDTLAAAPDAPTLVMLHHPPFETGIGHMDRVGLLEGVAEFERIIADHPQVQRVLCGHVHRAIQTIFGGTLCQIAPSVAHQVALDLTPEAASCFVLEAPQFLLHRFSQGRFVTHTAQVERAPGPFPFILPDDYPGRN; encoded by the coding sequence ATGATGCTGATTGCCCAGATTACCGACCTTCATATCCGCCCGCATGGCATGCTTGCCTATGGCGTATCAGAAACCAATCTCTATGCCGAACATGCTATTCATGCACTGCTGCGGCTCGACCCGCGCCCCGAGTGCGTCATCGTCACGGGCGATCTGACCGATTGTGGGCTCGTGGAGGAGTATGAGATTATCCGCACGCTGTTCGACCGGCTGCCCATGCCCGTCTATTGCGTGCCCGGTAATCACGACCGGCGCGAAGAGTTCCGGTCGACCTTTGCCGATCTCGACTATCTGCCCGTATCAGGCCTCCTCGATTTTGTGACATCCTGCGGACCCATTCGTATCATCGGCCTCGACACGCTGGTGCCGGGCGAAAGCCATGGTGCGCTCCGTCCCGAAACGCTATCCTTTCTGTCTGACACGCTCGCCGCTGCGCCGGATGCGCCAACGCTCGTCATGCTGCACCATCCGCCCTTCGAAACCGGCATTGGCCACATGGACCGGGTTGGGCTTCTTGAGGGCGTTGCAGAATTCGAGCGGATCATTGCTGACCATCCGCAAGTACAGCGCGTCCTCTGCGGCCATGTCCATCGCGCCATCCAGACCATCTTCGGCGGAACCCTATGCCAGATTGCGCCATCCGTCGCTCATCAGGTAGCGCTGGACCTGACCCCCGAGGCGGCGTCATGTTTCGTGCTGGAAGCTCCGCAATTCCTGCTGCACCGCTTCTCGCAAGGTCGCTTCGTCACCCACACGGCCCAAGTCGAACGCGCGCCGGGACCGTTCCCATTTATCCTGCCTGATGATTATCCGGGGAGGAATTAA
- a CDS encoding BatD family protein, with product MNFNSLKTTVSAAALSIALAVPAFAAGLSARVDSGTVAQGDTFQLTLTTNGQADANPDLTPLQKDFDILGTSQSSSTQIINGKRSQSESWIVSLSPKSTGTLEIPAINAGSLSSAPVAIKVVDAGSMPKATGTSAINLSATLKDGSPFLFQETAADGADRDQRADKERRADPAAFKRIRTRSTRRGQGEPGDAEWGAGEHHRTHLYAQTSGEGCNRNSPLRPARLRCRSFSEGP from the coding sequence ATGAATTTCAATAGCCTCAAGACCACAGTCAGCGCTGCTGCTCTTTCGATTGCGCTTGCCGTTCCGGCCTTTGCCGCAGGGCTCTCTGCCCGCGTGGACAGCGGCACGGTGGCGCAAGGGGACACGTTTCAGCTGACGCTCACGACCAACGGCCAGGCGGATGCAAACCCGGATCTCACGCCGCTACAAAAGGATTTCGACATCCTGGGCACATCGCAGTCCTCGTCGACGCAAATCATCAACGGGAAACGGTCTCAAAGCGAGAGCTGGATCGTGTCCCTATCGCCGAAATCGACGGGTACACTGGAAATTCCCGCGATCAACGCGGGAAGCCTGAGCAGCGCGCCCGTCGCCATCAAGGTGGTGGATGCGGGCTCCATGCCCAAAGCCACGGGTACCTCGGCGATCAACCTCTCCGCGACCCTTAAGGACGGCAGCCCTTTTCTGTTTCAGGAAACCGCCGCTGACGGTGCGGATCGAGACCAGCGCGCCGATAAAGAGCGCCGAGCTGATCCCGCCGCATTCAAGCGCATTCGAACTCGTTCAACGCGGAGAGGACAGGGTGAACCAGGCGACGCGGAATGGGGAGCCGGTGAACATCATCGAACGCACCTATATGCTCAAACCTCAGGAGAAGGGTGCAATCGAAATTCCCCCCTTCGTCCTGCGCGGCTCCGTTGCCGATCCTTCAGCGAGGGGCCGTGA
- a CDS encoding VWA domain-containing protein: protein METNLFHFMRPEWFWALIPAGLLLWLVMRSRKSATGGNWGKYVDAHLLRHLAISGATARASRFLPSVAAAMLVVLVTGLAGPTWEKAEVPSFTGGEPVVAVLSLAQSMNSDDLQPSRLRSAVHKLRDVLARTEGDERALVIYSDIPFVAAPLTSDNKVISQMIPDLSTKLMPVLGDRPDLAISEAVSVLKGANATRGKIVLLADNAGNAAATEKAAAEARKAGYTVSVLGVGTEKGATLQTASGQAITDRSGEKVTTSLDAQALGAVAKAGGGTYSSVTANSADLDRILPKTDKAETAGKAQDFKADSWVDMGYWLLILPVLLLPFAFRRGLVFAIGLIVCMNFVPGIATRQAHAGTWQDLWSTSDQQGKQAFASGDYNTASGKFETPSWRGSAAYRAGNYAAAAQDFSENAYNRGTALAKSGQLKEALGAYDQALAANPHDADAKYNRDLVQKLLDDQKKQEQEKNKQQQQQSGQDEIKGPKAAGWREWSKTVPAAVSGSVRPAGSERSAVRFPGPAKTAERRWPTGPEARRSELAETEWRAVRPER, encoded by the coding sequence ATGGAAACCAATCTTTTCCACTTCATGCGCCCGGAATGGTTCTGGGCATTGATCCCGGCGGGCCTTCTTCTATGGCTCGTCATGCGGTCCCGCAAGAGCGCCACCGGCGGCAACTGGGGCAAGTATGTTGACGCCCATCTGCTGCGGCATCTGGCTATCAGCGGCGCAACGGCCCGCGCATCCCGCTTCCTGCCATCTGTGGCAGCGGCCATGCTGGTTGTCCTGGTGACGGGGCTTGCTGGCCCGACGTGGGAAAAGGCTGAGGTTCCCTCCTTTACCGGTGGAGAACCCGTGGTTGCGGTTCTCAGTCTGGCGCAATCGATGAATTCGGACGACTTACAGCCGAGCCGCTTGCGCAGCGCAGTCCATAAGTTGCGCGACGTTCTTGCCCGCACGGAAGGTGATGAGCGCGCACTGGTCATCTATTCGGACATCCCCTTCGTCGCCGCTCCTCTGACAAGCGACAACAAAGTGATTTCGCAGATGATCCCCGACCTTTCCACCAAACTGATGCCCGTACTGGGCGACAGGCCTGATCTCGCCATCTCCGAGGCAGTGTCTGTCTTGAAAGGAGCGAATGCGACGCGGGGCAAAATCGTGCTGCTCGCCGACAACGCCGGTAATGCGGCGGCAACGGAAAAGGCAGCGGCCGAGGCACGCAAAGCCGGTTACACCGTCTCGGTTCTCGGCGTTGGCACCGAAAAGGGAGCTACGTTGCAGACGGCAAGCGGTCAGGCCATTACCGATCGCTCTGGCGAAAAAGTGACGACATCGCTTGATGCGCAAGCTCTTGGCGCGGTTGCCAAGGCCGGTGGCGGTACCTACTCCAGCGTGACCGCAAACAGCGCCGATCTGGACCGCATCCTGCCGAAGACCGACAAGGCCGAGACCGCGGGCAAGGCACAGGACTTCAAAGCCGACAGCTGGGTCGATATGGGCTACTGGCTCCTGATCTTGCCGGTCCTGCTTCTGCCCTTTGCTTTCCGGCGCGGCCTGGTCTTCGCCATTGGACTGATCGTCTGCATGAATTTCGTGCCCGGCATTGCGACACGGCAGGCCCATGCAGGAACCTGGCAAGACCTGTGGTCGACCTCCGACCAGCAGGGCAAGCAGGCCTTTGCCTCAGGAGATTACAATACGGCTTCGGGCAAGTTCGAGACCCCCTCCTGGCGCGGCAGTGCTGCCTACCGGGCGGGCAACTACGCGGCCGCAGCTCAGGATTTTTCCGAGAACGCCTACAATCGAGGTACCGCACTTGCCAAATCCGGCCAGCTGAAGGAGGCGCTCGGCGCATATGACCAAGCGCTGGCTGCCAACCCTCATGATGCAGACGCGAAGTACAATCGCGATCTCGTCCAGAAGCTGCTCGACGATCAGAAAAAGCAGGAACAGGAGAAAAACAAGCAGCAGCAACAGCAATCTGGCCAAGACGAGATAAAAGGACCAAAAGCAGCAGGCTGGAGGGAATGGTCAAAAACAGTACCAGCAGCAGTCTCAGGGTCAGTCCGGCCAGCAGGATCAGAAAGATCAGCAGTCCGGTTCCCAGGGCCAGCAAAAACAGCAGAACGCAGGTGGCCAACAGGACCAGAAGCAAGACGCTCAGAACTCGCAGAAACAGAATGGCGGGCAGTCCGGCCAGAACGATAA
- a CDS encoding vWA domain-containing protein — translation MITFLWAFAFLLLPLPFVLRYFLKPADKGLGGALKVPFFASLSRDLGGRADRTSTSWWKLAAASLVWLLMVTALARPAYVGPEVPLPAEGRDIMMAIDLSGSMAEQDFAVGGRPTTRLNVVKNAADAFIESRKGDRVGLVLFSDRAYLQAPLTFDREAVRKLLDEAQVGLTGQQTAIGDAIAVSLNRLKDRPAEGRVLVLLTDGANNRGEMDPIRAAELAKKLGIRIYTIGVGGAPMAVDTAMGRQMVTSSDLDEGSLRKIAELTGGQYFRATDVNGLAQVYRSIDKLEPVGADPVHVRPEIALYFWPAGLALLIAALSVLIGTVPALMANRRLYKGPVNNGPATKEA, via the coding sequence ATGATTACCTTTCTCTGGGCATTTGCCTTTCTACTGCTGCCGCTGCCCTTTGTGCTGCGCTATTTCCTCAAACCCGCTGACAAGGGGTTGGGCGGTGCATTGAAAGTGCCGTTCTTTGCCAGCCTGTCGCGGGACCTAGGAGGCCGGGCCGACCGCACTTCGACATCATGGTGGAAGCTCGCTGCTGCCTCGCTCGTATGGTTGCTGATGGTGACGGCCCTCGCCCGTCCGGCCTATGTCGGACCGGAAGTGCCGCTACCCGCCGAAGGACGTGACATCATGATGGCTATCGACCTTTCCGGTTCCATGGCCGAGCAGGATTTCGCTGTCGGCGGCAGACCAACCACCCGCCTCAACGTGGTCAAGAACGCGGCTGATGCTTTCATTGAAAGCCGCAAGGGTGACCGCGTTGGTCTGGTTCTCTTTTCAGATCGCGCCTATCTGCAAGCACCCCTGACCTTCGACCGGGAGGCCGTCCGCAAGCTTCTTGACGAGGCCCAGGTCGGGTTGACCGGTCAGCAAACGGCAATTGGCGATGCCATCGCGGTGTCCTTGAACCGCCTGAAGGACAGACCAGCCGAAGGACGTGTTCTCGTTCTCCTGACAGACGGCGCGAACAACAGAGGCGAGATGGACCCAATCCGGGCGGCCGAACTCGCCAAGAAACTGGGGATCCGCATCTACACGATCGGCGTTGGCGGAGCTCCGATGGCCGTCGACACCGCGATGGGTCGCCAGATGGTCACATCTTCTGACCTTGACGAAGGCTCACTGCGCAAGATCGCGGAGCTGACCGGCGGGCAATATTTCCGGGCGACGGATGTCAACGGCCTGGCTCAGGTCTACCGCTCCATCGACAAGCTTGAGCCGGTTGGCGCCGACCCGGTGCATGTGCGCCCCGAAATCGCACTCTATTTCTGGCCAGCCGGTCTCGCCCTGCTCATCGCCGCACTGTCCGTGCTGATCGGTACGGTTCCGGCTCTCATGGCAAACCGCCGCTTGTACAAGGGTCCGGTGAATAACGGCCCCGCAACTAAGGAAGCCTGA
- a CDS encoding DUF4381 domain-containing protein: MSTQLTPQMQTQLAQLRDIHLPQPIGWWPLAPGWWALIALVCILSVVALVWIRIRRRSARFLALRELEAIKPDRQDEFLAQISSLLRRVARRRSAGADVLTGEAWSAFLMQGKYGMSSNSATLLATGPYGPPANENFEPEALRAETATWIRRNG, encoded by the coding sequence ATGAGCACGCAACTCACTCCACAAATGCAGACGCAGCTGGCCCAGCTTCGCGACATTCATCTGCCTCAGCCCATCGGCTGGTGGCCGCTTGCGCCGGGTTGGTGGGCACTTATCGCCCTCGTCTGCATCCTCAGCGTTGTCGCCCTGGTCTGGATCCGGATACGCCGCAGGAGTGCGCGTTTTCTGGCGCTTCGCGAGCTTGAGGCGATCAAGCCTGACAGGCAGGACGAATTTCTTGCGCAGATCTCTTCCCTCCTGCGACGGGTCGCCCGCCGCCGCTCGGCCGGGGCCGATGTTTTGACCGGCGAGGCATGGAGCGCATTTCTGATGCAAGGCAAATACGGAATGAGCAGCAACAGTGCCACGCTTCTGGCCACGGGTCCCTACGGCCCGCCGGCCAATGAGAATTTCGAACCGGAGGCGCTGCGCGCCGAAACCGCCACCTGGATCAGGAGGAACGGATGA
- a CDS encoding DUF58 domain-containing protein, protein MTDQDLKGIVATLPELVRVRPQRGLTGFAPSGRVATHQWGANRSVYRGRGMEFAESRLYQPGDDVKSIDWRVTARTGQTHTKLFQEERERPIVILTDMRAMMQFGTRNRFKSNLAAEVAAMMAWTGHDGGDRVGGLVMTRNGLRDFPAARTRRSVLGLLEALSEETRLERPIGTEATLAHALRRLRHRNRPGTLAFVISDFSDFGDEAETELRHLAVNAHVTNIHVSDPFDAALPPRGGRLTDGEHALAVSALGGRKLERYAHEFEARKERLETVSRHHGMVCHFLQTPDDSSWILHPHLNRSMAA, encoded by the coding sequence ATGACAGACCAAGACCTCAAAGGCATTGTCGCGACCCTGCCCGAACTTGTTCGGGTGCGACCGCAGCGCGGCTTGACCGGCTTTGCACCATCCGGCCGCGTTGCGACCCATCAATGGGGTGCCAACCGTTCCGTTTATCGCGGTCGCGGTATGGAATTTGCCGAAAGCCGTCTGTATCAGCCGGGCGACGACGTAAAATCCATCGACTGGCGGGTCACCGCCCGCACGGGCCAAACCCATACCAAGCTCTTCCAGGAGGAGCGGGAACGGCCCATCGTCATTCTGACCGACATGCGCGCGATGATGCAGTTCGGCACCAGAAACCGTTTCAAGTCCAATCTGGCAGCCGAAGTGGCTGCCATGATGGCCTGGACCGGACATGACGGCGGCGACCGTGTCGGCGGACTTGTCATGACGCGCAACGGTCTGCGGGACTTCCCCGCCGCCAGAACGCGGCGCTCGGTGCTTGGGCTTCTGGAGGCGCTATCGGAAGAAACCCGGCTCGAGCGACCCATCGGCACGGAGGCGACGCTGGCGCATGCCCTGCGCCGCCTGCGTCACCGCAACCGGCCAGGAACTCTGGCCTTCGTTATCAGCGACTTCTCCGATTTCGGAGACGAAGCGGAGACCGAGCTTCGGCATCTGGCGGTGAATGCCCATGTCACCAACATCCACGTCAGCGATCCCTTCGATGCCGCTCTACCACCGCGCGGCGGGCGCCTGACCGATGGCGAACATGCCTTGGCCGTATCGGCGCTTGGCGGACGCAAACTCGAACGCTACGCGCATGAGTTCGAGGCGCGAAAAGAGCGGCTGGAGACAGTCAGCCGGCACCACGGCATGGTCTGCCACTTCTTGCAGACACCGGACGATTCCTCCTGGATCCTCCATCCGCATCTCAACCGGAGTATGGCAGCATGA